Genomic DNA from Mycobacteroides chelonae CCUG 47445:
CGTAGGCGCGCCCCGTACCCGCCGGGAGCTTCAAGCGCCCGGTCGAACACATCGATGCGAGGGAAAGGTGCGCTGCGCACCGGCCTGGGCACGGCCAACGGCTCGGTATGTAATCGCGATGCCAGGTTCATCGCGTGCGCCTGGGAATCACAGCCTGCGTCGCACCCGATGCACCGATCCGTGCCAGTGCTTTGACCACCGTGCCGTATCCGGCAGCGCGTTGCGGGGTCAGACCCGCGGCGATGCGGTGGAATTGGTGATTATGTGCAGCCAGCTGCAAGTATCCGTCGAGCGGACGGTATCCCAACGCGCGCGGACCTGAAGGAAACTGTGGTTCCAGTTCCCCGGAGAGGATTCGGGTCGGGTAGTCGGGAACGAACGCCATAGGGCGGGCGATGCCCACCACATCGATTCCCGAAGCGACTGCGCCCTCCATTGCCGCCCTGGTCCGTATGCCTCCGGTAAGCATGAGTGGGATCGGCACGGCAGCACGGACTTTGGTGGCGAAACTCAGGAAGTATCCGTTCTCGGTGGCGGCCCGCCCGCGATGGGCCACGCCTTCCATGGCGGGGACCGCATAGTTACCGCCCGATATTTCCAGGAGATCGATACCGGAATCGGAGAGCGCGCGGGCAACATCTAAGGATTCAGCCTCGGTGAAACCGCCGTGCTGAAAGTCTCCGGCGTTGAGCTTGACTGAGATGGCCACTGTCGGTCCCACCGTGCCGCGGACGGCGGCCACAGTTTCTAGAAGCATTCGGCGCCGTCCCACTGCATCGGCCCCGTACTGGTCGGTTCGAGTGTTCGCCAGCGGTGAGAGGAATTGCGACAAGAGGAATCCATGCGCCGCATGAATCTGCACGCCGTCGAAACCAGCGGACACCGCGAGTTCGCTGCTACGCGCGTATCGTGCGATGACCTGGCGTACCTCCAGCGCCGACAGCTGCCGGGGCCTGCGCAGGTTGAACCCGGGTACAGGTTCGCGCACCGCGGCCGGTCCCACCGGGCGCCGGTTGAAGGGCACGGTCGCAACGCGCCCCGGATGATTGATCTGCATCCACAGCGTGGTGCCCGTGGCGTGGACCGTGTCGACCCACCGCCGCAGGCCAGGGAGACAACGTTCGCTATCAACGATGACATTGCGTGGCTCAACAAGTCCGGTGCGATCGATGACGGCATTGCCGGTGATGAGTAGTCCGGCTCCACTGCGTGCCCAGTTGGCGTACAGGCGCACCAGCTCGTCGGTGACACCACCGTCGCGCGCCGCGAGCTGCTCGCTCATTCCTGCCTTCGCGATGCGGTTGGAAAGTGTTGCACCGCAAGGCAAGGAAACCGGCTGATTCAGAATATCGCTCATGGTGTTAGAGGACTCTCGGTCGGAGGTGGGTTGCCGTGAATAGGGGAGTGAGGGGCCTGACCGGAATCGGCGGACGCCCTGCCGTCAGGTCCACGCGATGCAGGCGTGCTTCAACGACGCGGCCCAAACCCATCTGGTCGATGGGATCGCGTTCGGAACCGCCGATCTCGAAGTAGGCATCGTCAATCCGGCGCACCTCGATGGGACGTTCGCCCGGGGTGAAGGCCAGTACCCAGGGGAGGAAGGCCCCTGTCAGGCTCGCGACATTGCGGTGCGGCCGACCGAGGATGGGCGGTGCATCACTCATCGGCTCACCGACACGTCCTCCCATGGTGATGAGCTTGTGACCACGGCGGGTTGCCGTGGCGTGGATCTGCCGGCCGTCCAGCTGCCAGTCGATCTCACCGAGCTTCTTGGGGTATCCCAGCAGCTCGCGGCCCAGTATGAGCGCGACATCGTCATTGAGAATCATCCAGGGACAGTGAATCCCGGTTTTCCCCCGCGCTTTGATATGCACGAACACGCCCGCTTCGTGGTACACCGAGCCGTAGTTACAGTCTGGGAAGAACGCTGTGAAAACATCCGCGCGAGCGGGATTGGCCAGGCGTATCCCTGCGGGCAGCCATTGCCGCATGTGGTCCGGGTCCACCTCGACGGTGGCGGTGAAGTAGTGCGCGTCACGGTAAAGGGTTCGCCGCGGGTCCGCGAGGTTGAGCATGCGCTTGACGTCGCTCGTGACACGGCGCCCCTGGGTCCGGGTGGTGGGTTCCCAATCCATTACTTCGCCTTCCCATAGACGGCCCGCAACACCGGACCGATGACAGCGCGCGGAGTGTATTGGCCGCCGACGGTCTGCAGCTTGGCGAAAGCGCCCGGCACCACCCGCCGCTTTCCTTTAGATGCCCCCGAGAGCGACACTGCCGCAGCCGTTTCCGCAGATACCCACAATGGATCGGGCAGTAGCCGCTCGAGATTGGACAGCTCGGCAACCTCACCGAATTCGGTGTGGACCGGCCCGGGAGCGAGCAGTGTGCACGTGACCCCGGTGCCGCGCAACTCGCCATGCAGGGATTCAGCGAAGGTATTTGCGAATGCCTTCGACGCGGCGTAGGTGGCGTTTCCCGGCCCCGGCTGGTTTCCCGCGGTGGAGCCGGTGATCAGGATCGCGCCTGCCTTACGTGCCAGCATTCCGGGGAGCACGGCCAAGGTGAGTTCGTGGACTGCAACCGAATTAAGCTCCACTTGACGCAGCTCACGCGCGACCGGAAGTTCCGCGATGTCACCGTAGGTTGCGTATCCGGCGTTGTTGCACAGGATCGATATCTCGCGGCCCCGAATCTCGTCGGCGAGCACGGCCCGTGCGCCCCGGTCGGCAAGATCGCAGGCGCGTACCTCCACGGTGACGGCATGGGCGTTGGCCAGACGGTCTGCGAGCGTGCGGAGACGGTCCTCGCGGCGGGCCACGAGGATAAGCGAATGACCTTGCTGTGCAAGCTGTTCAGCAAGTGCAGAGCCGATTCCGGAGGACGCTCCGGTAATCACGGCCCTGGCGCGCGGGTGTGGCGTGGGCAGGCTCATGCGACAGGCTCCTCGCTAAGGCATAGTGCGGCGGGCGTAGAAATTGGAGTGGGAGATTCCGGCGGTGTCAGTGTGCGGGCTGCCAGGTTCCCGCCGAGAACGCGGGCGCGCCATGCGTACCAGCGGACTGCTCGCCGCAGTAATCGGATGCGGCCCAGGATCTCGGCAGATCCAGCCAGCATCGACGATCGTGCGCGCACGTGTAGCCCCGCGAGGTCTGATAGTGGGACCGGAAAAAGCCTTTGCAGCTGAATCAGTTCCGACAAGAAGCTCGACCCGGCCGAGATGATGCGGCCGGCGCCTGAACGCGGTGCGACCAGGCCCCACAGGTAGAGATTGGCGTAGCGGGGGACGAGTACATGCTCGATGAGTAGCGGATTGCCGTTTTCCCACAAGAACATCGACTCATCCAGGAACGGGAATCGGGTGCGGAAGCCGGTTGCCCACACAATCGTGTCATAGTCGCGGGCTGTTCCATCTACGAAATGCACTGTGCTGCCGTCGAAATACTCGATCTCTCGGCGCCGGGATACCCGACCGTGCTGAAGTGCGTACATCAGCGATGAGTTAACGGTGACGTCTTTGTCGAACAGCCGGTGATCCGGCACGTCGAGCCCGTATCGGCGGTATGAGCCGTAGGACAAGCGTAGGAGCAGTTTGAAGACAGGGCGTTGCACCGCCACCGGCACCCACACCCGGTCCAGTTCGGAGGAGGCGATACCGAAGATTGTCTTGGGGATGAACCAGTAGCCACCGCGCATGGAGATATCGGCATGCCCAAATGTTGCGGCGGCTTCGACCGCCAAATCGCTCGCCGAGTTCCCCGCACCCACCACCAGGACACGCTCGCCGCCGCCGAAGTCGGCGGGTCGCTTGTAGTCCTTGGAATGCAGTTGGCGCCCGGAGAACGTACCGGGATAGATCGGAATGTTGCGCTCCCAGTAATGACCGTTGGCGACTACCACGCCCAGGTAATTCCGCACCTCACCGGAGGCCAGTTGCACCGACCATCCGGCCATCCCGGTGCGATCGAGAGGGCGAACCCGGACAACCTCGGCATTGAACTCGATGTTGTCCCGCAAACCGAAGTGGTCGACGTAGTCCTCGAGGTACTGCAGCATCTGCGCCCGGCTCGGAAAGGTCGGGTAGTCCGCGGGCATGGGGTACTCGACGTACTGGGTCGAAGACTTCGAGCTGATCAGGTGCGTCGAGTCGTACACCCCGTGCGACCAGTTTCCGCCGATCGCATCCGTGGCCTCGAAGTGGTCGTAGTCCAAGCCGGCTTGCCGAAATGCGCGTGCGACTCCATTGCCTACATATCCAGCACCGATGATGCAGAAACGCCCATTGGAAGTCTGTTTTGCCATATCAATCCTCCCAAAGCTACACAAATGTAGCTTATGGCGGACGACTATAAGATACGGTTATGTAGCTTTGCAATAGGCGTGCGCTGAACGGCGGGAGGACATGGGTCGATGCCAGCGATGACACCGCGGCGGAACCGGCCGTACGCACCGCGTTTGACCCCAGAGGAGCGCCGAGAACAGCTACTGGACGGTGTACTGGACATCATCAACACCGACGGTGTGGGCGCGGTGAGCATGGACGCAGTGGCGCGCCGGGTTGGCGTCACCAGACCCGTCGTATACGGACTCTTCACCGATACCAACCACATCTTGCGCAGCTCACTGGACCGGGAAGAGAAGCGGGTTTTCGAGCAGATCGGTGCATCCATCCCGACACCGGGAGAGCAGAACCTCGCTGCCGCGTTAAATCGCCTGATCGATGCCTTCCTGCGAGCGGTCACGGACGCGCCACTGCGGTGGCGGGCCATCTATCTGGTCGTCGACAGCGGTACGCCCGCATTCCACAAACGTGTCGAGCGTGGTCGTACCGCCCTGGCCGTGCAGCTTGCCCAAACAATGCAGAGCTCAAATGATTTCGGCAGGGATCAGGACCATGAACTCCTTGCGCGGCACCTGCTCGCCGCCGTCTGGGACTCCGGCTGGCTGCTGCTCACTGATCCCGGCGCGTACCCGCGTGAGCGCCTGATGAATTCCCTACGCGGGCTGGTCATGTCCAGTTCCTCGTCCCGTGACTGATCTGTAGCCGCGACGTCGGCACGACGCGGTATCAGCACGCGTGTGGCCAGATCTACCCGACGAGATTGATCACCAGATTGATTGTGCACGCAATGATTACGGTGCCGTAGACATAGCTGAAAAGGCAGTGTTTCAAGACCACGTCGCGGATGTGCGACTCGGTGACGGCGGTGTCAGAGACCTGATATGTCATGCCGAGATTGAAGGAGAAGTAATAGAAGTCGACATAGCGCGGCGGCACGGTGGAATTGAAGTCGATTCCACCGGGGGCGTCCTGGTAATAGATCCGCGCATAGCGAGCGGCGTAGATCGTGTGCAGCATCGCCCACACGGTCAGGATCGCTCCTATGCACAGGCCCGCGTAAATACCCTTGTCCTCGTCGTTGGCGGAAATCAGAAGTATTCCGATTGCGGACAGACTGGCCACCAGAACCAGCAGCATCGCCACATCGCCGAGCTCGTCGTCCATGTCCTCGCTACTCGCGCGGGCACGCGTCTGCTCGGGATCCATGGGCCACAAGACAATCAGCGCCCACACGACACTGATGGCCGCGGCGACGATTACCACCGCGAGCAGGGCAACTTGCCAGCGCTGCAGCAGTGTCCACGTCAGGATGCCGGCCGCCAACCCCACCACGAGTGCGATCCAGAATCGTTTGGTGCCGGTCATGGACCCTCCCGCTCGTATCTTCTGGCTCGACCGCGTGGCCTAAGCCAACATTCGCGGCTAGGGATGGGGTGTGCTGGTCGCCGTCGTCGTGGTCGTGGTCGACGTGCGGTTACTTGGTGACGGAGCATCGTCGCGGTCCTGCCACGCGATGAATAGCGCAGTGAATATGGCCGCCGAGAACACCGCTGCGGCAAGAAACCATAGGAACGGACGCTGGAACCAGCGCATCCGGTCGGTGTCATGGTAGTCGCCCGGTGCGGGGCTGAAGGTCACCTCCGGGCGAGCGGCCGTGACCGGCGTCGAGTAGTCCTGATATTCCTGCAGTTCCGGGGAAGTATCGGCTTGGGACCAGGCAAAGCTATCGGACTCGACGGTGTCGATGGGCTTGGATGCCGGGCTTTTGGCGGTTTCCTCGCCCGTCGGCACCGGCCGCATCATGGTCGCTTCGGGCGATGGTGTCTCGTCTGGTTGACCGGCCATGACGGCGGCCCCGAATGCGGCGGCGAGCTGGGGCTGTGGCGCGGCGATGATCGGGCATCGCAATCGTTCGGAGAGCTGCTGGGTCACAAGAGGAATGCCGGCGCCGCCCCCGATGGTGAGGACGGCGCTGACGCCAGCGGAAGGAATGTTGTTGCGTTCCAGTGTTTCTTGAATGGTTGTGATCAACGCGGCAAGCGGGCCCCGGATCCGGTCTTCCAGCTCGCTACGGGTAAGCCGCACATCGGCGGTGAGGCCGGGCAGCTCGACGGGAACCACGGTCGTCGTGTCGGTCGACAGATGCTCCTTGGCCGCGCGACACCGATCACGCAGTCGGGTCAAGGCACCCAACGATGCTGTGCCGTCCGGATCCTGGTCGAGGCCGGTAAGGACCTGTGCCAGGAGTTCCTGATCAATGCGTTGCCCGGAGAAGTCGCGATGACGAACAGTGTCGCCGATCGGCCCGAAATTGCTTGCGGCGTCGGCCAACGTGATGCTTGTGCCGGTACCGCCCAGATCGCAGACGACGACGAATCCGTGATCCGGGACGCGATCGCGCACGCTCACCAATGCCGCGCGCGCGTCGGGCACCAGCTTCATTGGGTTTCCGCCGGGCGCCAGGGCAGGCACCTTGTCGATGGCGGCGCGCAACGCGGCGATGGACTGCGCGCTCCAATGGGCGGGTACGGCGGCCGCGAGTGCCGGGGGAGTTTCGAAATTGGCCACCACCGCCGCATCGGCGATCATCACCCGGATGGCTTCTGCCATGACCCAATCTGCGCTGTGCACCGATCCGTCAGCACCTACGATTCCGACGGGATCTCCGACGCGATCGACAAATCCAGTGAGTCCCAGACCAGGCTCCTTTGGGATGCCGACCTCCGAGGGCCGATCGTCATGCAAGGTGAGCATCGATGTCCGCACGACGGGAACGCCGTCAGGGTTGCTGTCGGTGGCGACCAGCTGTGTAGCCCCGATCGACATTCCGAGTGAGTTCATTCCCTACCTGTTCGCCTGTTCGATTGTGATTCTAGGCGGGTGCCTTTGAGGGAGGACCTAAAGGGCGTTCGCATCGATGATCGCGGTGGCGAAATCCTTGGGCGCCTCCTGCGGGACGTTGTGTCCGATCCCATCCAGGATGAGGTGGGAGTACTTGCCTGTGAACATCTTCCGGTAGGTGGCCCCGTCCTTGGCCGGCCCGTCGAAATCGCTACCGATCGTGATGGTTGGCACGCCGATAGTTGGCTTGGCCGCCAGCTTGGCCTCGACGGCGTCGTAGCGTGGTTCGCCCTTGGCCAGCCCGAGTCGCCACCGATAGTTGTGTATGACGATGTCGACATGGTCGGGGTTGTCGAAGGCGCCGGCCGAGCGGTCATAGACGGCGTCGTCGAAGTTCCACGTTGGTGAGGCGTTGTGCCAGATGAGCTTGTTGAAGTCGCGCGTGTTCTGTCGGTATCCCCGCAGCCCACGGTCGGTGGAGAAGTAGTACTGGTACCACCAGCCAAGTTCGGCCTGTGGTGACAGTGGCTGCTGGTTGGCTTCGAGATTCACGATGATGTAACCGCTGACCGCGACGAGTGCCTTGACACGCTCGGGCCAGATCGCGGCCACAATGTCGGCGTTGCGGGCGCCCCAGTCGAATCCGCCGAGGATGGCTGACGGGATCTTCAGCGCGTCCATGAAGTCGATGACATCGCTGGCAAGTGCGGCTTGTTGACCGTTGCGCACGGTGTCGGCGGACCTGAAGCGGGTACTGCCGTATCCACGCAGATAAGGGACGAGAACCCGAAATCCCTTGGCGGTCAGAAGCGGCACCACGTCCAGATAGCTGTGAATGTCATAGGGCCAACCGTGCAGCAGAATCACCGGTGGTCCATCGGGCGGGCCCTCATCGACGTACCCGACGTTGAGCAGGCCCGCGTCGATCTGTTTGAGCGGAGGGAACTGTGTGCGCGGTCGCGTCGCGTCGACACGGGCACCGTTCGAGCATGCCCCGAGGGTCGTTGCGCCGACCGCCGCAGCGAGCGCCACTTTGGAAAATCCGCGTCTGCTGATCATGTCGGGAGCCTAATCATCCGGCATCACTGACCAGCGGCTGTAGAACGACTGTGCGACGATGAGCCGATGGACGCAGCCAAGCTGTTTGTCGCTGGCGTAATCGTTGCTGGTGCCACGCTAACCCTGTCGGTCCCCGCCCTCGCGGATCCCGAGGTGCCCGGACCTGCGCCGGGACCCTCGACTCCGGATGCGGCAGCACCTGCCACCGGCCCCCTGGGCCCTCCACCTCCGGCACCGGCTCAGCCGGCGGTTCCCGAGATCGCAAACCCCACCTACGGCTCGGGGTCGAGTGGCCCATTGGGAACCATCCGCGACCTTTGGCATCAAGCCCACGACGGTCCACTCGATACGCCCGAAGGTGTCACCGGACGGCCCGCCGGTGCGGGTCCCGCTCCGCAGCTGCCGCCGGGATACATCTCGACAAATGCCCCAGAGTCCTCGAATCCGGGAAGGATCAGGGACCCCTATGCGCCGGCGCCCTCGGGGCCGCCGCTACCACCCGGATATACCTCGTTGAAGGATCCTGCGCCGCCCGGCTATGAACCCGCGGCTCCGGCCCAGGGCAGCCCTGCGCCGTGAGTAAGCAGGTGCCCGGTGGGGTCGTGCACACGCTGCCCGCAGACTTACGCACCGCACTGATCGGGAACCCCACGGCCCTGGCCCTATGGCAGGACATCACCCCGCTGGGGCGCAATGAGTTCATCTGCTGGGTCGAGGATGCCAAGCAGGAAGCGACCCGTGAACGCCGGATTCGGCGGACCCAAGAGGAACTCGAAGAAGGAAAGCGGCGGCCCTGTTGTTGGCCCGGATGCAAGCATCGCGAGCGCACCGGTAAGTAGCCGCGGCAGCGTCAGGTAGAGGAGATGTTGTCAACGGCCAGCGCGTGATTGGCCACCGTCAACAGGAGATCGGCACTGAGATCGATCAGCTGGTTCTTACTGATGGCAAGGTCACCGGCAAGCCAACTCGTCACGCTCTCCATGAGTGCGCCGAACAACTGGATGCCCGCGAGGGTGACTCTATGATCCAGATCCTGCGATAAGGCTCCGCCAGATATTCGGCTTGCCTGGGCGCGCATCAACGCGATGAACATGTCGCGGATCTGCGTGCGATGTCGGTGTGAGTTGTGCGCGGGGGACTCGACAAACACCACGCGTGCCTTACGTGGATCCTCGGTGAGTAGATCGATACACGCGCCCAATCCGGCCCGCACGACCTGACGCTCGTCGGTCCCGGCTACCGCGATCGCAGCGGTCATGACCGCCAACGTCTGAGCCGCCAGTTCATCGACCAGTGCCACGAAGATTGCATGGCGATTCTCGAAGTGCTCGTAGAAGTACCGGTCATTCAATCCCGTGGCCTGGCACAAACCCGAGACCGAGAGGCCGTTGTAGCCCTGCGAGCCCACCATGTCGAGCGCCGCGTCCAGTAGGCGCACGCGGCGCTCGGTTCGTCGCTGATCAGCAGAAATCCCACCGTAACCGCGTATAGCCGCCATGCATCCATTCTGGTGGAGTGCTTGCACAAAAACAACTTCTGGTGGAGACTTCCACCAGAATTGCCTCCGACTCCGGAAGGAACCCCTCATGGCGCCCTGTGCAGACACCTCCGTCCCGGCCCGCCACCCCCGGGACCGCCGCAAGGTACCCGTTGTCGGCCTGCTCGCCAGGGCAATGCTGATCAGCCCGCCAACTGATACTGAATGGCGCACCATCGGCAACGCTTTGAACGTGGGGGACCAGCCGACGGACGACCTGGTCGATTGGATGTACTCGCACGGGATGGATTCCGCACGCACGCTTTTCAACCAGGCGGTGGTTGAAGGGATCCGCGGTCTGGACAATCCTCCCGAACCGCTGCGCGCCTTCTTCGCACACCTTGAGGCAACGCCGAATTGGGTAGATTGGGCACGAATTCGATCCGGGCAGCGACTCTTTCAGCGTGGCGGCCTCGACACGATCTTCTTGGCCAGGGACGTTCCATTCCTGGGCGGTTTCGCCGCGTCGGGCATCAATCGAACACTTCTGCTCACCAAGACGGGACGGAGCGGGGAAAGCGGGAGTGCTCAGCGCTTCGCCGAAACCATGCAATGGGCCCTGAGCACGATCGCCGATGACGGCCTCTTGCCGCAAGGGCGCGGTTACCAGGCAACTCTGCAGGTTCGGCTGATTCACGCACTGGTGAGACGGCATGTGCAAGCCCTGCCGGAATGGCAGGCCGAGGACTGGGGAGTGCCGATCAACCAAACCGATATGGCGGCAACCATTCTCGGTGCTATCTATGTACCGGCGGTGCTATCGCTGTCGTTCGGCATCGTCGCGACACCTCGCGAACTGGAGGATGTCGCGCACCTGACGCGGTATGTGGGGTGGCTCATGGGGGTCGAGGAGCAATACCTTCCAGTGAGTTTCCGTGACGCGATGACGCGGCTCTACCACTACCTGATGTCATTGCATCGCCCCGATGAGACCAGCCGGGCCATGGCAGTGCCAATGGCCAACGATCCGCTGCATTGGCGCTACCCGAACTTCGAAGGCATCCGCCGCCGAATCGCATGGGCACAACATATTTCGATTACCACGACGTACATCGGGCGGGCGCAGATGCGCAGACTGGGGCTCCCCACGTACATGCCGCCGTGGTATCCGATGCTGCGAATTCCGGCGAATCTGTTACGTACCGGCGCGAATTTCGTGCTACCTGGCGGCCGCCTCAGACAGGCGCGTAACGGCTCGCGCCGGCAGTACGAGTTCATGCAGGCTCTCAGTACCGAGGGGCACTCCAAGATCGGGCATTCAGCCCGCTGGGTTGGGGACGCCGCCTAGAGTGGTGAGGCCGGGGAGTCCAGTTCGTGTTCCCATACCCAGTCTGCGATGGCGGGATCATCGCGGCCGTGTTCTCGGGTGTATCGACGGGCCGCGATTCGGGCATCGACCATGTCCTGTCGAAGGTCCACTGCCCGGACACCCATCCCCTCGACTCTGTCGATCACATCCATGACCAGGTGGAAGCGGTCCAGGTCGTTGAGCATCACCATGTCAAACGGAGTGGTGGTGGTGCCGCGATCCTTGAACCCGCGGACGTGCATCCGGTCATGGTCGGTGTGTCGATAGGCGAGACGATGGATCAACCACGGATAGCCGTGATACGCGAAGATGATCGGTTTGTCCGGCGTGAAGAGTGCATCGAAGTCGCTGTGCGACAGGCCATGCGGATGCTCGGAATCGGGTTGTAGTCGCATGATGTCCACGACATTGACCACGCGGAATGCAAGTTCGGGCAGTCGCCGCCGCAGGATGTCGGCGGCGGCCAGAGTTTCCAAGGTGGGTACATCCCCGGCGCAGGCCAGTACGACATCCGGTTCGTTCGAGGTGTTACTTGCCCAATCCCAGATTCCCAGCCCGCGTGCGCAATGCGCCCGCGCGGTATCCATTTCCATGTAGGTCAACGCCGGCTGCTTGCCTGCCACTACGACATTGACGTAATGGCGGCTGCGAAGACAGTGATCGGTGACTGCGAGGAGGGTGTTGGCATCGGGAGGAAGATAGACGCGCACCACTTCGGGCCGCTTGTTGGCCACATGGTCGATGAAACCCGGGTCCTGATGGGACGCGCCGTTATGGTCCTGACGCCAAACATGCGAAGTTAGTAAGTAATTCAGCGAAGGGATGGCGTGCCGCCAGGGAATCTGAGCACTGCTCGACAGCCATTTAACGTGCTGGTTGAGCATCGAGTCGATGATATGGGCGAAGGCTTCGTAACAGTTGAAGACGCCGTGTCTGCCGGTGAGCAGATATCCCTCCAGCCATCCTTGGCAGAGGTGTTCGGAAAGTACTTCCATGACCCTGCCCGTGGGCGCCAAGTGTTCATCTGTTGACTCGGTACGCGCCAGCCATACTTTGTCGCTGCGTGCATAGACCGCCGACAACCGGTTGGAAGCGGTTTCATCCGGCCCCATCAGACGGAAACTCGTCGGATTACGGTCGATGACGTCGCGAAGGTACGATCCCAGAACCTTTGTGGCCTCCGCGTTCACTGTCCCGGGGCTCCCTACGGGCACGGCGTAGCGATCCACGTCCGGCAGGTTGAGGTCACGCGCCAACGAGCCGCCGTTGGCATGTGAGTTACGCCCGATCGTCATCTCGGCGCGGGGAGCAAGCTCTGCGATCTCTGGGCGCAGTACCCCATGGTCGTCGAACAGCTCGTGCGGACGATAGCTCTCCATCCAGTCCGCAAGCTGCGCCAATTGCGAAGGATTGGTACGGCATTCGGGCAGCGGAACCTGATGCGACCGCCAGGTGCCTTCCACCGGCAAGTCCTCGACCATCTTTGGGCCGGTCCACCCCTTGGGTGTGCGCAGGACAATGAGCGGCCAACGGGGAAGGCATACCGTCTGCGCCCGACGAAATTCCTGCTGAATGTCGGCGATACGGCCAAAGGCCCAGTCGAATGCGGAGGCTAACTGCTGGTGAACCTCGGCGGGGTCGTCTCCGCTCACCGTGCAGGGATCGTGGCCGTATCCGCTCAGCAGAGAATGGAGATCGTTCTGGGGAATTCGTTCCAGCACGGTCGGATTCGCGATCTTGTAACCGTTGAGGTGCAGGATGGGCAAGACCGCACCATCCGTGGTCGGGTTCAGGAACTTGTTCGAGTGCCAGCTTGCCGCCAAGGGGCCCGTCTCTGCTTCCCCGTCCCCAATGACGCACGCGACCACTAGATCCGGATTGTCGAAGGCTGCTCCGTAGGCGTGGGCGAGCGCGTATCCAAGCTCTCCGCCCTCGTGGATCGACCCGGGGGTCTCAGGTGCCGCATGGCTGGGAATGCCGCCAGGAAAAGAGAACTGCCTGAAGAGCTTTCGCATACCCTCGAAGCTCTGATCGATGTGCGGATAGAAATGGCTGTAGCTGCCATCGAGGTAGGTATTGGCGACGACCCCCGGTCCTCCATGCCCCGGCCCGGTTACCAGCATGACGTTGGTATCCCTTTGGCGGATAATTCGATTGAGGTGTGCATAGACGATGTTGAGACCGGGGGTCGTACCCCAGTGGCCCAGCAGGCGTGGCTTGATATGGCTCGCGGCGAGTGGTTCACGCAGTAAGGGATTGTCCAG
This window encodes:
- a CDS encoding NADH:flavin oxidoreductase: MSDILNQPVSLPCGATLSNRIAKAGMSEQLAARDGGVTDELVRLYANWARSGAGLLITGNAVIDRTGLVEPRNVIVDSERCLPGLRRWVDTVHATGTTLWMQINHPGRVATVPFNRRPVGPAAVREPVPGFNLRRPRQLSALEVRQVIARYARSSELAVSAGFDGVQIHAAHGFLLSQFLSPLANTRTDQYGADAVGRRRMLLETVAAVRGTVGPTVAISVKLNAGDFQHGGFTEAESLDVARALSDSGIDLLEISGGNYAVPAMEGVAHRGRAATENGYFLSFATKVRAAVPIPLMLTGGIRTRAAMEGAVASGIDVVGIARPMAFVPDYPTRILSGELEPQFPSGPRALGYRPLDGYLQLAAHNHQFHRIAAGLTPQRAAGYGTVVKALARIGASGATQAVIPRRTR
- a CDS encoding acetoacetate decarboxylase family protein — translated: MDWEPTTRTQGRRVTSDVKRMLNLADPRRTLYRDAHYFTATVEVDPDHMRQWLPAGIRLANPARADVFTAFFPDCNYGSVYHEAGVFVHIKARGKTGIHCPWMILNDDVALILGRELLGYPKKLGEIDWQLDGRQIHATATRRGHKLITMGGRVGEPMSDAPPILGRPHRNVASLTGAFLPWVLAFTPGERPIEVRRIDDAYFEIGGSERDPIDQMGLGRVVEARLHRVDLTAGRPPIPVRPLTPLFTATHLRPRVL
- a CDS encoding SDR family NAD(P)-dependent oxidoreductase: MSLPTPHPRARAVITGASSGIGSALAEQLAQQGHSLILVARREDRLRTLADRLANAHAVTVEVRACDLADRGARAVLADEIRGREISILCNNAGYATYGDIAELPVARELRQVELNSVAVHELTLAVLPGMLARKAGAILITGSTAGNQPGPGNATYAASKAFANTFAESLHGELRGTGVTCTLLAPGPVHTEFGEVAELSNLERLLPDPLWVSAETAAAVSLSGASKGKRRVVPGAFAKLQTVGGQYTPRAVIGPVLRAVYGKAK
- a CDS encoding flavin-containing monooxygenase, producing MAKQTSNGRFCIIGAGYVGNGVARAFRQAGLDYDHFEATDAIGGNWSHGVYDSTHLISSKSSTQYVEYPMPADYPTFPSRAQMLQYLEDYVDHFGLRDNIEFNAEVVRVRPLDRTGMAGWSVQLASGEVRNYLGVVVANGHYWERNIPIYPGTFSGRQLHSKDYKRPADFGGGERVLVVGAGNSASDLAVEAAATFGHADISMRGGYWFIPKTIFGIASSELDRVWVPVAVQRPVFKLLLRLSYGSYRRYGLDVPDHRLFDKDVTVNSSLMYALQHGRVSRRREIEYFDGSTVHFVDGTARDYDTIVWATGFRTRFPFLDESMFLWENGNPLLIEHVLVPRYANLYLWGLVAPRSGAGRIISAGSSFLSELIQLQRLFPVPLSDLAGLHVRARSSMLAGSAEILGRIRLLRRAVRWYAWRARVLGGNLAARTLTPPESPTPISTPAALCLSEEPVA
- a CDS encoding TetR/AcrR family transcriptional regulator is translated as MTPRRNRPYAPRLTPEERREQLLDGVLDIINTDGVGAVSMDAVARRVGVTRPVVYGLFTDTNHILRSSLDREEKRVFEQIGASIPTPGEQNLAAALNRLIDAFLRAVTDAPLRWRAIYLVVDSGTPAFHKRVERGRTALAVQLAQTMQSSNDFGRDQDHELLARHLLAAVWDSGWLLLTDPGAYPRERLMNSLRGLVMSSSSSRD
- a CDS encoding DUF1345 domain-containing protein — its product is MTGTKRFWIALVVGLAAGILTWTLLQRWQVALLAVVIVAAAISVVWALIVLWPMDPEQTRARASSEDMDDELGDVAMLLVLVASLSAIGILLISANDEDKGIYAGLCIGAILTVWAMLHTIYAARYARIYYQDAPGGIDFNSTVPPRYVDFYYFSFNLGMTYQVSDTAVTESHIRDVVLKHCLFSYVYGTVIIACTINLVINLVG
- a CDS encoding Hsp70 family protein, which translates into the protein MNSLGMSIGATQLVATDSNPDGVPVVRTSMLTLHDDRPSEVGIPKEPGLGLTGFVDRVGDPVGIVGADGSVHSADWVMAEAIRVMIADAAVVANFETPPALAAAVPAHWSAQSIAALRAAIDKVPALAPGGNPMKLVPDARAALVSVRDRVPDHGFVVVCDLGGTGTSITLADAASNFGPIGDTVRHRDFSGQRIDQELLAQVLTGLDQDPDGTASLGALTRLRDRCRAAKEHLSTDTTTVVPVELPGLTADVRLTRSELEDRIRGPLAALITTIQETLERNNIPSAGVSAVLTIGGGAGIPLVTQQLSERLRCPIIAAPQPQLAAAFGAAVMAGQPDETPSPEATMMRPVPTGEETAKSPASKPIDTVESDSFAWSQADTSPELQEYQDYSTPVTAARPEVTFSPAPGDYHDTDRMRWFQRPFLWFLAAAVFSAAIFTALFIAWQDRDDAPSPSNRTSTTTTTTATSTPHP